The Colletotrichum higginsianum IMI 349063 chromosome 2, whole genome shotgun sequence genome has a segment encoding these proteins:
- a CDS encoding C2H2 transcription factor, with protein sequence MTKRKAREAFVVSDPKRSKVEILEDAAPSDDEYDDTASNSGSTVDAEVESVQTGQTSLTTRSRKFPSDLKTIPCTYPDCNKTFNRPARLAAHLRSHTDDRPFKCTYPGCDKDYREEKHLRQHVKGSHTQERSYTCSHDGCGKSFLTATRLRRHQDVHAGQERFRCRDFPPCNQSFRKHNTLQRHIRSEHLGAHAYPCTAPGCGAGFDSQGALRNHTRREHSEPQFWCEECGGDNGEVRVGFTTLALLQAHIRKEHLNCIFCEFKCTGQWELERHVEMRHSGIPVDARKTIPCTWEGCDKRFTKKHNLTVHIRTAHEGFRFVCGEVDVKGSPDLDSWSNEEGCGGGFVTKANLEDHIRYVHLGLERPVPNQKAPNILDDIAGTKRTVLCIMPGCTARFIRHHDLQVHLEHHPPPSPTAPRMDQIEAALLSLAEDPADNSTPFGEDREMPELPLYGIIPGVTDFVGGGDIPGPNDDFWIGAADEFGTPPQAWQEEEAAMRALIDEDFSQFVDPALGSTA encoded by the exons atgacgaagaggaaggcAAGAGAGGCCTTCGTCGTCTCGGACCCCAAAAGGTCCAAGGTAGAGATCCTGGAAGATGCCG CTcccagcgacgacgagtacGATGACACTGCCAGCAACTCTGGGTCGACGGTGGACGCAGAGGTAGAGTCGGTGCAGACTGGCCAGACCTCCCTCACCACCCGCTCCCGCAAATTCCCCTCGGACCTGAAGACGATACCCTGCACCTACCCGGACTGCAACAAGACCTTCAACCGGCCGGCCCGCCTGGCTGCCCACCTCCGCTCTCACACGGACGACCGTCCCTTCAAGTGTACCTACCCCGGCTGCGACAAGGACTACCGCGAGGAGAAGCACCTGCGCCAGCACGTCAAGGGCTCCCACACCCAAGAGCGCAGCTACACCTGCAGCCATGATGGCTGCGGCAAGTCCTTCCTCACGGCGAcccgcctgcgccgccatcAGGACGTTCACGCCGGCCAGGAGCGCTTTCGGTGCCGTGACTTCCCTCCCTGCAACCAGAGCTTCCGCAAGCACAACACCCTCCAGCGCCACATCCGCTCCGAGCACCTCGGCGCCCATGCCTACCCATGCACGGCGCCCGGCTGCGGCGCGGGCTTCGACTCTCAAGGCGCGCTGCGGAACCACACACGGCGCGAACACAGCGAGCCTCAGTTCTGGTGCGAGGAGTGTGGCGGCGACAATGGCGAGGTCAGGGTTGGCTTCACAACACTCGCGCTGCTGCAGGCGCACATCCGCAAGGAGCACCTGAACTGCATCTTCTGCGAATTTAAGTGCACGGGGCAGTGGGAGCTGGAGCGACACGTCGAGATGCGTCACTCGGGCATCCCCGTCGATGCGCGCAAGACCATTCCCTGTACCTGGGAGGGCTGCGACAAGAGGTTCACCAAGAAGCACAACCTCACCGTGCACATCCGCACGGCGCACGAGGGCTTCCGCTTCGTCtgcggcgaggtcgacgtcaaAGGATCCCCGGATCTTGACAGCTGGTCCAACGAGGAGGGCtgtggcggcggcttcgtcacCAAGGCCAACCTCGAGGACCACATCCGCTACGTCCACCTGGGCCTTGAGCGCCCGGTGCCGAACCAGAAGGCCCCCaacatcctcgacgacatcgccggCACGAAGCGAACCGTCCTCTGTATCATGCCGGGATGCACGGCGCGCTTCATCCGCCACCACGATCTCCAAGTTCACCTCGAGCACCACCCCCCGCCCTCCCCGACCGCTCCGCGTATGGACCagatcgaggccgccctcctcAGCCTAGCAGAAGACCCTGCCGACAACAGCACGCCCTTTGGCGAAGACCGCGAGATGCCGGAGCTACCCTTGTACGGCATTATCCCCGGCGTGACAGActttgtcggcggcggcgacatccCCGGCCCGAACGACGACTTCTGGATCGGTGCGGCCGACGAATTTggcacgccgccgcaggcgtg
- a CDS encoding RNA polymerase Rpb6, whose protein sequence is MSDFGDDDVGGGDEPMYEDEAADYWDPEAPVDEDDVVRAEGDEEEADNVVVSGDPSAAANSGKGNEKSHRDKKIPDDQRTTTPYMTKYERARILGTRALQISMNAPVLVDLEGETDPLQIAIKELREKKIPLIVRRYMPDGYYEDWTCEELLQ, encoded by the exons ATGTCGGACTttggtgacgatgacgttGGCGGAGG CGACGAGCCCATGtacgaggacgaggcggccgacTACTGGGACCCGGAGgcgcccgtcgacgaggacgacgtaGTGCGAGCCGAGggtgatgaggaggaagccGATAACGTCGTTGTGTCAGGAGACCCGTCGGCCGCGGCAAACTCAGGAAAGGGTAACGAAAAGTCTCACCGCGACAAGAAGATTCCCGATGACCAGCGGACTACAACACCCTACATGACCAAATACGAGCGCGCTCGTATCCTCGGCACCCGCGCTCTTCAGATTAG CATGAACGCGCCTGTGTTGGTGGATCTGGAAGGCGAGACAGACCCTCTTCAAATCGCGATCAAGGAGCTCCGAGAGAAGAAGATCCCTCTCATCGTGCGCCGGTACATGCCCGACGGATA CTACGAGGATTGGACTTGCGAGGAGCTTCTCCAGTAG